A single genomic interval of Sphingobacteriales bacterium harbors:
- a CDS encoding (Fe-S)-binding protein, giving the protein MIQQIIFTLLVIAAFYIAGKRFIAIYQSIKLGKPEDLSDHKNIRMKNMLLMALGQKKMFRNLLPAVFHLFIYVAFIITQIELIEIFIDGFTGIHRFFWNIIPLGSFYTFVISFIEVLSALAFVATIVFLTRRNIIKLPRFNHPDLKGFPFRDANIILSLEMLLIVGIFTMNTADMVLHNAEYGFWVSKQLMPLFEGLSPATLHFLERLGWWGHVIAVFGFLCYLPFSKHLHIFLAFPNAWYGPIDAGTYKGQMRNMPHITHEIKLMLNPQLAANEPAPTAQGFGAKDVSDLTQKSLLDAFSCTECGRCTAACPANTTGKLLSPRKIMMATRDRLEHISQQRRQQGANYQPDGKSLLHDYITPEEVRACTTCNACVEECPVGINPLNIITELRRYLILEESNSPEEWNLMFTNTETSGAVWKMPADQRTKWADELAG; this is encoded by the coding sequence ATGATTCAACAAATAATATTCACCTTATTAGTTATTGCCGCTTTTTACATAGCCGGTAAACGGTTTATAGCTATTTACCAAAGTATTAAATTGGGGAAACCCGAAGATTTAAGCGACCATAAAAATATCCGGATGAAAAATATGCTGCTAATGGCATTGGGGCAAAAAAAAATGTTCCGGAATTTATTGCCTGCGGTTTTTCACTTATTTATTTATGTGGCATTTATTATTACTCAAATTGAGTTAATTGAAATATTTATTGACGGATTTACAGGTATTCATCGCTTTTTTTGGAATATAATACCTTTGGGCAGTTTTTATACCTTTGTTATTAGTTTTATTGAGGTTTTGTCGGCCTTGGCTTTTGTGGCAACTATTGTTTTTTTGACTCGCCGAAATATTATTAAACTGCCTCGCTTTAATCATCCGGATTTAAAAGGATTTCCATTCCGCGATGCAAATATTATTCTAAGCCTTGAAATGCTGCTAATTGTAGGCATTTTTACCATGAACACCGCCGACATGGTGTTGCATAACGCCGAGTATGGCTTTTGGGTAAGTAAACAATTAATGCCACTTTTTGAAGGATTAAGCCCGGCTACCCTACATTTTTTAGAGCGGCTTGGCTGGTGGGGGCACGTAATTGCCGTTTTTGGATTTTTGTGCTATTTGCCGTTTTCAAAACATTTGCATATATTTTTGGCATTTCCCAACGCTTGGTATGGCCCAATTGATGCCGGAACATATAAAGGCCAAATGCGCAATATGCCGCATATAACCCACGAAATTAAATTAATGCTCAACCCACAGCTTGCTGCCAATGAACCTGCCCCTACTGCGCAAGGCTTTGGCGCAAAAGATGTAAGCGACTTAACCCAAAAAAGTTTATTAGATGCCTTTAGTTGTACCGAGTGTGGCCGGTGCACCGCCGCCTGCCCTGCTAATACAACGGGTAAATTATTGTCGCCGCGCAAAATAATGATGGCAACACGCGACCGCTTAGAACATATTAGCCAACAACGCCGGCAACAAGGCGCAAACTACCAACCCGACGGCAAAAGTTTGTTACACGACTACATAACCCCCGAAGAAGTTAGGGCTTGCACCACTTGTAACGCCTGCGTCGAAGAGTGCCCCGTAGGCATTAACCCCTTAAATATTATTACCGAATTGCGCCGTTACCTTATTTTAGAAGAATCGAACTCGCCCGAAGAATGGAACTTAATGTTCACCAATACCGAAACCAGCGGCGCAGTATGGAAAATGCCCGCCGACCAGCGCACTAAATGGGCAGATGAATTAGCAGGCTGA
- the ribD gene encoding bifunctional diaminohydroxyphosphoribosylaminopyrimidine deaminase/5-amino-6-(5-phosphoribosylamino)uracil reductase RibD yields the protein METYLNRCLLLAQRGQGYVAPNPMVGAVLTHNNQIIAEGWHKNYNHAHAEVNAFNNVLPKYKHLIKESTLYVNLEPCAHYGKTPPCAELIVNMGVKRVVVGCQDSFKDVNGKGIALLQQHDIEVITGVCEAESRWLNRRFFTFNEQNRPYIILKWAQTANGYYAPTNKNRQQISNFLTQLITHQWRTQEQAILVGATTVLADNPKLTARLWTGKNPLRMVLNPSGSLAAYPQLHLLSDGQPTVIFTLYPEKFAAFKQVQVVQGGFEAIVPYCRQQKIISVFVEGGASLQQAFLAHSLVDEIRVFTANSLSWASGIQAPHIPSNFELKLQVTLGDNTQSQYNIVYQ from the coding sequence GTGGAAACCTACCTAAACCGATGCCTGTTATTAGCCCAACGTGGGCAAGGCTATGTAGCCCCCAACCCCATGGTGGGAGCTGTTTTAACACATAACAACCAAATTATTGCCGAGGGCTGGCACAAAAATTATAACCACGCCCACGCCGAAGTAAACGCCTTTAATAATGTATTGCCCAAATATAAGCACTTAATTAAAGAAAGTACCCTTTACGTTAATCTTGAGCCCTGCGCACATTACGGCAAAACGCCACCTTGTGCCGAATTAATTGTAAACATGGGGGTTAAGCGAGTGGTGGTTGGCTGCCAAGACTCATTTAAAGATGTTAATGGCAAAGGAATTGCCTTGCTTCAACAACATGATATTGAAGTGATAACGGGTGTTTGTGAAGCCGAAAGTCGCTGGTTAAACCGACGTTTTTTTACGTTTAACGAACAAAACCGCCCTTACATCATATTAAAATGGGCACAAACTGCTAATGGTTATTACGCACCCACTAATAAAAACAGGCAACAAATTAGCAATTTTTTAACTCAATTAATAACACACCAATGGCGCACGCAGGAGCAGGCAATTTTGGTGGGGGCAACAACCGTTTTGGCCGATAATCCCAAACTTACCGCACGGCTTTGGACGGGCAAAAATCCTTTGCGAATGGTGTTAAATCCATCGGGTAGTTTGGCGGCTTACCCACAATTACACTTGTTAAGCGATGGGCAGCCTACTGTTATATTTACCTTATACCCTGAAAAATTTGCAGCTTTTAAACAAGTTCAAGTGGTGCAAGGGGGATTTGAGGCTATTGTTCCTTATTGCAGGCAACAAAAAATTATATCGGTTTTTGTAGAGGGCGGGGCAAGTTTGCAGCAAGCATTTTTAGCCCATTCGTTGGTTGATGAAATTAGGGTTTTTACTGCTAACTCGTTGTCTTGGGCATCCGGAATACAAGCTCCTCACATTCCCTCCAATTTTGAATTAAAATTGCAAGTTACGTTGGGCGATAATACCCAAAGTCAATACAATATTGTTTATCAATAA
- a CDS encoding choice-of-anchor B family protein, giving the protein MPEISYKYIKNIDGANITKSHTIFIDEKGICYLFGSSFDVGGCIMLDLNADPENPTLIGMHQHRYIHDGYVRNDTLWAAQINDGYIEVVDIKDKLNPKILAEWHTPHNFSHNCWLSPDSKTLFTTDEVDGAWITSYDVSNLSDVKELDRIHRADGSQSIPHNVFVKGNFLVTSHYSEGVVVHDASDPKNLIEVAHYDTSPTEGGGFKGAWGVYPYLPSGNILVADMETGLYIVKPDLKLGAALSGNVKAKFLGTNVAGATIELLTTPGTATTNFNGNFATGAANSGNYAAVFKKFGYETLTVNDIALENGKTTTLNVEILPLTPFTLNGKIIDQFNQPVPNAIVNISNDLANFEIKTNDKGEFKVPEFYQGIYNFEYGAWGYTSGENLAYTVALFNPEIVFTIENGVYRDYFNIDYGWKPSGTSLLDGGWVREIPVGSDFGLGLMNPDSDVANDKGNKCYMTGNNKLENFVVGGFENLTSPEFDITQYKKPYLSCYIWFVNLELNNNPGGNLALLINNGSKTDTLVNLLPTDLLSSVEGWKQFSFDLTKLDIPITPTMKFSLSAYCPTSNEELVEAGLDWFEVGDSLNIISGYDRIAIEELILARISPNPANQTAILQISDAMLTPQQPAYLQIFNSEGRLVLRQLVTSQQQTINTQNLPQGIYLYKITNKKGLTAEGKLQILH; this is encoded by the coding sequence TTGCCCGAAATTAGCTACAAATACATTAAAAATATTGATGGTGCCAATATTACCAAATCGCATACCATTTTTATAGACGAAAAAGGCATTTGTTATTTATTTGGCTCATCCTTTGACGTAGGCGGCTGCATTATGCTCGACTTAAATGCCGACCCCGAAAACCCCACTCTGATAGGTATGCACCAGCACCGCTACATACACGATGGCTACGTGCGCAACGACACCCTTTGGGCAGCACAAATAAACGATGGCTATATTGAAGTTGTGGACATAAAAGACAAACTAAACCCAAAAATTTTAGCCGAATGGCATACCCCTCATAATTTTAGCCACAATTGCTGGCTTAGCCCCGACAGCAAAACACTATTCACCACAGACGAGGTGGACGGCGCATGGATTACCAGCTACGATGTAAGCAACCTTAGCGATGTAAAAGAACTCGACCGCATACACCGCGCCGACGGCAGCCAATCAATACCGCACAACGTATTTGTAAAAGGCAATTTTCTTGTAACCTCGCATTACAGCGAAGGTGTAGTGGTGCATGATGCCAGCGACCCAAAAAATTTAATTGAAGTTGCCCATTATGATACCTCACCCACCGAAGGTGGCGGCTTTAAAGGCGCCTGGGGCGTTTACCCTTATTTGCCTTCAGGAAATATATTGGTTGCCGACATGGAAACGGGTTTATATATTGTAAAACCTGACTTAAAATTAGGTGCTGCTTTAAGTGGAAACGTCAAAGCAAAATTTTTAGGTACTAATGTGGCAGGCGCAACTATTGAATTGCTAACAACACCCGGCACTGCAACTACTAATTTTAATGGCAATTTTGCAACCGGCGCCGCCAATAGCGGCAATTACGCAGCCGTATTTAAAAAATTTGGCTACGAAACGCTAACCGTAAACGATATTGCCCTTGAAAATGGCAAAACAACCACTTTAAACGTTGAAATCTTGCCCCTCACTCCTTTTACCCTAAATGGCAAAATAATTGACCAATTTAATCAACCAGTGCCAAACGCCATTGTAAACATCAGCAACGATTTGGCCAATTTTGAAATAAAAACTAACGATAAAGGTGAGTTTAAAGTACCCGAATTTTACCAGGGCATCTATAATTTTGAATATGGCGCATGGGGCTATACATCAGGCGAAAACTTAGCATATACTGTTGCCCTTTTTAATCCGGAAATTGTATTTACCATTGAAAACGGTGTTTATCGCGACTATTTTAATATTGATTATGGCTGGAAACCATCCGGAACTAGTCTTTTAGATGGTGGTTGGGTGCGCGAAATACCCGTAGGTAGTGATTTTGGGCTTGGCCTTATGAACCCCGACAGCGATGTTGCCAACGACAAAGGCAATAAATGCTATATGACCGGCAATAACAAGTTAGAAAACTTTGTAGTAGGTGGTTTTGAAAACTTAACCTCGCCCGAATTTGATATTACTCAATACAAAAAACCTTACCTTAGTTGCTATATTTGGTTTGTAAATTTAGAATTAAACAATAATCCCGGCGGCAATTTAGCTTTGCTAATAAACAATGGCAGCAAAACCGATACCTTAGTTAATTTATTGCCAACCGATTTATTATCGAGTGTTGAAGGTTGGAAACAGTTTAGCTTTGATTTAACAAAACTTGATATTCCTATTACGCCAACCATGAAGTTTAGCCTAAGTGCGTATTGCCCCACTTCAAACGAAGAATTGGTAGAAGCTGGTTTAGACTGGTTTGAGGTTGGCGACTCGCTAAATATTATATCCGGATACGACCGCATAGCCATTGAAGAGTTGATATTAGCCCGCATAAGCCCAAATCCAGCCAATCAAACGGCAATTTTACAAATTAGCGATGCTATGCTAACCCCGCAACAGCCTGCTTACTTGCAAATTTTTAACAGCGAAGGTCGTTTGGTTTTACGTCAGTTAGTAACCAGCCAACAGCAAACTATTAACACCCAAAATTTGCCTCAAGGCATATACTTATATAAAATTACAAATAAAAAAGGCCTTACCGCCGAAGGCAAACTTCAAATACTTCATTAA
- a CDS encoding nicotinate phosphoribosyltransferase, translating into MLSSIYQTPLALLTDLYQLTMSYGYFKANQHQKQAVFHLFFRKNPFKGSFTVAAGLDYAIDYIQNLQFAPSDLAYLETLRGNNNQPLFDADFLHFLSDYRFKGNIMGVAEGTVVFPHQPLLRIEADLLSCQLLETPLLNLLNFQSLIATKAARVAFAAQSNSVLEFGLRRAQGVDGALAASRAAFIGGCDATSNVLAGKLFGIPVRGTHAHSWVMSFDTELEAFEQYAAAMPNNCVFLVDTYNTLEGVQKAIKVGLQLKERGFEMIGIRLDSGDLASLSIAARAALDAAGLTNALIVASNDLDEYEIARLKANGAPIAIWGVGTRLVTAYDQPALGGVYKLGAIQNAKTGNWDYKIKLSEDPIKTSNPGKIGVVRAFDAMGQPLGDLLYNELMGKAQLQGISYQNEPINLTTTTHHTQQLLQSIFNNGHCCYARPALTEIKQYAQQQIELFANVPTPYPTGLDAQLYALKQALIKEKQ; encoded by the coding sequence ATGCTGTCTTCAATTTACCAAACCCCGCTTGCCCTACTTACCGACCTTTACCAACTAACCATGTCGTATGGTTATTTTAAAGCCAACCAGCATCAAAAACAGGCGGTATTTCATTTATTTTTTAGAAAAAACCCCTTCAAAGGGTCGTTTACCGTAGCTGCCGGATTGGATTATGCCATTGACTATATACAAAATTTACAGTTTGCCCCCTCTGATTTAGCTTATTTAGAAACCTTGCGCGGCAACAATAACCAACCCCTTTTTGACGCCGATTTTTTGCATTTTTTATCTGACTACCGGTTTAAAGGCAATATTATGGGTGTTGCCGAGGGTACTGTTGTTTTCCCGCATCAACCTTTGTTGCGCATAGAAGCCGATTTACTTAGTTGCCAACTGTTAGAAACTCCACTGCTTAACTTGCTCAATTTTCAGAGTCTTATTGCTACCAAAGCGGCTCGGGTTGCCTTCGCCGCACAAAGCAACTCGGTATTAGAGTTTGGCCTTCGCCGGGCACAAGGCGTTGATGGCGCATTAGCCGCCAGCCGGGCTGCTTTTATTGGCGGATGCGACGCAACTTCTAACGTTTTGGCCGGAAAATTATTCGGCATCCCCGTTCGCGGAACACACGCCCATAGTTGGGTAATGAGTTTTGATACCGAACTCGAAGCCTTTGAACAATATGCCGCCGCCATGCCCAATAATTGTGTTTTTTTAGTCGATACCTATAATACCCTCGAGGGTGTGCAAAAGGCCATCAAAGTAGGGCTGCAGTTAAAAGAAAGGGGCTTCGAAATGATTGGCATTAGGCTCGACAGTGGCGATTTGGCTTCGCTTAGTATAGCCGCCCGCGCCGCCTTAGATGCCGCCGGCCTAACCAATGCCCTAATTGTAGCCAGCAACGACCTTGACGAATACGAAATAGCCCGCCTAAAAGCCAACGGCGCCCCCATTGCCATTTGGGGGGTTGGCACGCGCTTAGTTACCGCCTACGACCAACCCGCCTTGGGTGGTGTCTATAAATTAGGGGCAATACAAAATGCCAAAACAGGTAACTGGGATTATAAAATTAAACTTTCAGAAGACCCTATTAAAACCTCGAACCCCGGAAAAATTGGCGTGGTAAGGGCTTTTGATGCGATGGGGCAACCTTTAGGCGATTTGCTTTACAACGAACTAATGGGTAAAGCACAATTACAAGGCATATCATACCAAAACGAGCCAATTAATTTAACAACCACCACACACCATACCCAACAATTATTGCAGTCAATTTTTAACAACGGGCATTGTTGTTATGCTCGCCCCGCACTTACCGAAATAAAACAATACGCCCAACAACAAATTGAACTTTTTGCAAATGTGCCCACGCCCTATCCCACCGGCTTAGATGCGCAGCTTTATGCCTTAAAACAAGCCTTAATTAAAGAAAAACAATAA
- a CDS encoding redoxin domain-containing protein, whose amino-acid sequence MSIRILMTFAVLLVAITLFSLPAAQALPKINEEPASLTVGTTDGTPIPGQQAPEITVEGMNGDLLKLSALRGNYVIIYFWRPFEPTTMLVSIFDLYRKHSSSGNLRLFTIALQSDKNKDWIQTLATNNAPGSHHGFEIVPSSKNSAYALLGRPGLNAITLVDPNGNYYKVNATFAEIDNALLNAFSGQNIGQPMATTQPATTPAALSTIPGTQTVSPIENTPVSFNPTEATSSQFIEITSKPTASPSAAPTAAPASANKTTYKIQLAAVKTVKTSNYTSLSKIGAVTTMPTPNNQAHRVFLGEFTEQQNARIALDEVKKSGFKDAFLVYFENGAYKGAVPAPANSAAVTVTPVTKPEATPNVAPEVAPNTNNKADIKPTTMNVNTNNNNNGNDRIEVDKINIPSSVGLLPPPQSPPPTFNPDIMSFPPDEAFSNPSQPVTTKPSTYVTLPSSPTGSSQIGVQPGVTTQPTSANIVIPPSLRDTAPTIFNDNTDEDQESDPIGVNYTPPKRDGFVNTTTSVNTNSAPVTTTSPISTAPTTTTTTPATTTTTTTTSSAQQSGIPSYPAPNTNTTTATQPVATTTNTTANTNNTTASTATNTATKGNTLGTKLQEVAATAPTTAPPAVTPAASDTKPNNINTIGYGEISDKQMEEYMRSNSNILENTKSDRLKAKDKRKKKKRSKK is encoded by the coding sequence ATGAGCATTCGTATTTTAATGACGTTCGCAGTGTTGCTGGTGGCAATTACGCTTTTTAGCCTCCCCGCTGCTCAGGCATTACCTAAAATCAATGAAGAACCAGCCTCTTTAACTGTTGGTACTACAGACGGCACACCCATACCTGGGCAACAAGCCCCCGAAATTACCGTTGAAGGTATGAATGGCGACTTGCTAAAACTGTCGGCCTTGCGGGGCAATTATGTAATTATATACTTTTGGCGCCCTTTTGAACCCACTACTATGTTGGTAAGTATTTTTGACTTATACCGCAAACACAGCAGTAGTGGAAACTTAAGGCTGTTTACTATTGCCCTTCAAAGCGATAAAAATAAAGATTGGATACAAACCCTGGCTACTAACAATGCACCAGGCTCGCATCATGGTTTTGAAATAGTGCCATCTTCTAAAAATAGTGCTTATGCGCTTTTAGGCAGGCCGGGCTTAAATGCTATTACTTTAGTTGACCCCAATGGAAATTATTACAAAGTAAATGCAACCTTTGCCGAAATTGATAATGCCTTGCTAAATGCTTTTAGTGGCCAAAATATAGGGCAACCCATGGCAACTACCCAACCTGCAACTACCCCAGCTGCGCTATCAACCATTCCGGGTACACAAACGGTAAGCCCAATTGAAAACACCCCCGTTTCGTTTAACCCTACTGAAGCAACAAGCTCGCAATTTATCGAGATTACAAGTAAACCAACAGCAAGCCCCTCGGCAGCACCTACCGCTGCCCCCGCAAGTGCTAATAAAACCACTTACAAAATTCAATTGGCGGCAGTTAAAACTGTGAAAACCAGCAATTATACATCTTTAAGTAAAATTGGAGCAGTTACAACCATGCCCACACCAAATAATCAGGCACACAGAGTTTTTCTCGGAGAGTTCACCGAACAACAAAATGCCCGGATAGCCTTAGATGAGGTAAAGAAATCCGGATTTAAAGATGCATTTTTAGTGTATTTTGAAAATGGTGCTTATAAAGGAGCTGTTCCGGCCCCTGCTAACAGTGCAGCCGTAACTGTAACACCAGTAACCAAACCAGAAGCCACCCCTAATGTGGCACCTGAAGTTGCGCCAAATACTAATAACAAGGCTGATATTAAGCCAACTACCATGAATGTTAATACAAACAATAATAACAATGGTAATGACAGAATTGAGGTTGACAAAATAAATATACCTTCGAGCGTTGGATTATTACCGCCCCCACAATCGCCCCCACCAACATTTAATCCGGATATTATGTCCTTCCCGCCGGATGAAGCCTTTTCAAATCCAAGCCAACCAGTAACAACTAAACCCAGCACTTATGTTACCTTGCCTTCGTCACCTACGGGCAGCAGCCAAATAGGCGTACAGCCGGGTGTTACAACGCAACCAACAAGTGCCAATATTGTTATACCTCCAAGCTTGCGAGATACTGCTCCAACAATATTTAATGACAATACAGACGAAGATCAGGAGTCAGACCCCATTGGCGTAAATTATACCCCTCCAAAACGCGATGGCTTTGTTAATACTACTACTTCAGTTAACACAAACAGTGCCCCTGTTACTACAACAAGTCCTATTTCTACAGCCCCAACAACCACAACCACAACCCCAGCTACCACAACAACCACTACCACCACAAGTTCTGCCCAACAAAGCGGTATTCCAAGTTATCCAGCTCCTAACACCAATACTACCACAGCTACACAGCCTGTGGCAACAACAACAAATACTACCGCAAATACAAATAACACAACTGCCAGCACAGCCACCAACACAGCCACAAAGGGCAATACTTTAGGCACAAAACTACAAGAGGTTGCTGCTACCGCACCCACTACCGCGCCACCTGCTGTAACACCCGCTGCCAGCGATACTAAGCCCAACAATATTAATACTATTGGTTATGGCGAAATTAGCGATAAACAAATGGAAGAATATATGCGCAGCAATAGTAATATTTTGGAAAATACAAAATCAGATAGACTTAAGGCAAAAGACAAACGCAAAAAAAAGAAACGCAGTAAAAAATAA
- a CDS encoding peptidase M1, whose product MGCAASVSYAQTVSNPPAPNTAPNSNFTCRHLQHYVQTSKIEQDKQQQQQQKTVGYDVFYWTLNLQINPNVRYISGYIATHFTVTAVSGLDTLILDCSNALHIDSVQYQNQNIAFDQPDSVTLRLFFAKTLPQKSQQVVTIYYAGTPLEGQGFRSFVQEEHKGIPIIWTLSEPYGARDWWPTKQALNDKADSIDLYVTAPATYRVAGNGLLHAETYLYNNNALLKTTHWKHKYPIAAYLVAFAITNYTWFETPVLLPNGDTLPVLHYVYPEYLQDALVDAQATTPLMQLYCNLFENYPFANEKYGHAQFNWGGGMEHQTMSFMTNLNFELTAHELAHQWFGNKITCGSWPEIWLNEGFATFLTGLSYEHLFDGYWWPVWKNNQVKGVLKEPAGSVWATDTLDLNRLFNGRLTYTKGGMLLHSLRWHIGDEALFTAIKNYLADPNLAYGYGSTAAFQSHAEAACGCSLGAYFDDWFWGRGYPIYTANWFTAVNNDTTVILQLWQTPSDTTMGFFEGDVPVVFKNGDQKKSFRLPFAYSGQKFTLTMPFKPDTAAFDPDLWLAAEWKLADLSGFNPKPFPDKLASSTAHLLIDDQDSYEATLVFPEEWNITQAAYQTWMQKKKLQIFNALGQPVLFEITAEEDQKITIRLPKNQLPGIYFIRIAALNLPYPKQAQVLPWVLR is encoded by the coding sequence TTGGGGTGTGCAGCATCGGTTAGTTACGCACAAACCGTTTCTAACCCCCCTGCGCCAAATACTGCCCCCAATTCCAATTTTACCTGCCGGCATCTGCAGCACTATGTACAAACGAGTAAAATTGAGCAAGATAAACAACAACAGCAGCAGCAAAAAACTGTTGGTTACGATGTGTTTTATTGGACATTAAATTTACAGATAAATCCCAATGTGCGTTATATTTCCGGATATATTGCCACCCATTTTACGGTAACGGCAGTATCCGGATTAGATACTTTAATACTCGATTGCTCTAATGCTTTGCATATTGATTCGGTGCAATATCAAAATCAAAATATTGCCTTCGACCAGCCCGACTCGGTTACATTACGCCTGTTTTTTGCCAAAACCCTGCCACAAAAATCGCAGCAAGTTGTTACAATTTATTACGCGGGCACCCCTTTAGAGGGGCAGGGCTTTAGGTCGTTTGTGCAAGAAGAACACAAAGGCATTCCTATTATTTGGACCCTGTCTGAGCCGTATGGCGCGCGCGACTGGTGGCCTACCAAACAAGCCCTTAACGACAAAGCCGACTCGATAGACCTTTATGTTACCGCGCCAGCAACCTACCGCGTGGCGGGCAACGGTCTGCTACATGCCGAAACCTATTTGTACAATAATAATGCACTGCTAAAAACCACGCACTGGAAACACAAATACCCAATAGCTGCTTATTTGGTGGCATTTGCCATAACTAACTATACCTGGTTTGAAACGCCTGTTTTACTGCCAAACGGCGATACCTTGCCTGTGCTGCACTACGTTTACCCCGAATATTTACAAGATGCCCTAGTTGATGCCCAAGCTACAACTCCTTTAATGCAACTGTATTGCAATTTATTTGAAAACTACCCCTTTGCCAACGAAAAATACGGCCATGCACAGTTTAATTGGGGCGGCGGTATGGAGCACCAAACGATGAGTTTTATGACAAACCTTAATTTTGAACTTACCGCCCACGAACTGGCGCATCAGTGGTTTGGAAACAAAATTACTTGTGGCTCGTGGCCCGAAATTTGGCTTAACGAGGGGTTCGCAACTTTTTTAACCGGACTTAGCTATGAGCATCTCTTTGATGGCTATTGGTGGCCTGTTTGGAAAAACAATCAGGTAAAAGGGGTGCTTAAAGAGCCTGCCGGCTCGGTGTGGGCAACCGATACCCTCGATTTAAACCGACTTTTTAATGGCCGTTTAACTTATACAAAAGGCGGTATGCTGTTGCACAGTTTGCGCTGGCATATTGGCGATGAGGCACTGTTTACCGCCATCAAAAATTATTTAGCCGACCCAAACCTAGCTTATGGCTATGGCTCAACGGCAGCTTTTCAAAGCCATGCCGAGGCGGCCTGTGGGTGCTCGCTGGGGGCTTATTTTGACGACTGGTTTTGGGGGCGCGGCTACCCCATTTACACCGCTAACTGGTTTACAGCTGTCAATAACGATACGACCGTTATTTTGCAGTTATGGCAAACGCCCTCAGATACTACAATGGGCTTTTTTGAAGGCGACGTGCCGGTGGTTTTTAAAAATGGCGACCAAAAAAAATCTTTTCGATTACCTTTTGCTTACTCGGGGCAAAAATTTACCTTAACTATGCCATTTAAACCCGATACTGCCGCTTTTGACCCCGACTTGTGGTTAGCCGCCGAATGGAAATTGGCCGATTTAAGTGGATTTAACCCCAAACCATTTCCGGATAAATTAGCTTCATCAACCGCACATCTGCTAATAGATGACCAAGACTCCTATGAGGCAACCCTCGTTTTTCCGGAGGAATGGAATATAACCCAAGCAGCCTATCAAACTTGGATGCAAAAGAAAAAACTACAAATTTTTAACGCATTAGGGCAACCAGTTTTGTTTGAAATTACGGCGGAAGAAGACCAAAAAATAACAATTCGCTTGCCGAAAAATCAATTGCCGGGGATTTATTTTATCCGGATAGCAGCTTTAAACCTTCCGTATCCTAAACAAGCACAGGTATTGCCTTGGGTACTGCGGTAA
- a CDS encoding OmpH family outer membrane protein, translating to MKNNTLKLIALLFVLAVYCFAPACKQTAEKPNAKADTTAVANTTDTASATTNLAAAPNAAGHKLGYVNSLLLLNDMPQRKEADKKLESLAKGKENKFKNLMTDYEKKMRDLQEKAASLTPIEQEARAKELTDLEEKLQKMQMSGQDELQAEKDKLYAPILALADSVIKQIGKEGGYTFIFDAPSLLYADSLHTDLTPLVKQRLGIK from the coding sequence ATGAAAAATAACACGCTTAAACTAATAGCTTTATTGTTTGTACTGGCTGTTTACTGCTTTGCCCCTGCTTGTAAACAAACAGCCGAGAAACCCAATGCCAAGGCCGATACAACCGCAGTTGCCAATACTACCGATACAGCCTCGGCAACCACAAATTTGGCTGCTGCCCCTAACGCCGCCGGCCATAAATTAGGCTATGTAAACTCGTTGCTACTGCTAAACGATATGCCCCAACGCAAAGAGGCCGATAAAAAATTAGAATCATTGGCAAAGGGCAAGGAAAATAAATTTAAAAATTTAATGACAGACTACGAGAAAAAAATGCGCGATTTACAAGAAAAAGCTGCAAGCCTGACACCCATAGAGCAAGAGGCACGAGCAAAAGAATTGACCGACTTAGAAGAAAAATTGCAAAAAATGCAAATGTCGGGGCAAGATGAATTACAAGCCGAAAAAGATAAACTGTACGCTCCTATACTGGCACTTGCCGACTCGGTTATTAAACAAATTGGCAAAGAAGGTGGTTATACTTTTATTTTTGATGCCCCCTCGTTATTGTATGCCGACTCGCTGCACACCGACCTTACGCCTTTGGTAAAACAGCGATTAGGTATTAAGTAG